A region from the Streptomyces lydicus genome encodes:
- a CDS encoding family 2B encapsulin nanocompartment shell protein, which produces MTTSVDPTSGPQQSPVEQSRSSLDTAAARKLATTTKTVPQMQGISSRWLLRILPWTQVSGGTYRVNRRLTHTLGDGRVEFTSTGSEVRVIPAELRELAPLRGYTDAATLQSLADRFVQREFAPGEVLARSGAPTDRVILIAHGKLDRIGAGKYGDETVLGVLADGDALGAAALLTPDAEWEHSVRAVTRVTALTLYRSDLEEVLGRSESLRGHLDEFREALVPAQNKHGEAAIELTAGHVGEPALPGTFVDYDLAPREYELSVAQTVLKVHSRVADLYNDPMNQLDQQLRLTVEALRERQEHEMINNPGFGLLHNADLKQRLHTRSGPPAPDDLDELISRRRKTQFLLAHPRTIAAIGREWNARGIYPTTAEYEGTAVRAWRGIPLLPCNKIPITPDQTSSILALRVGEENQGVVGLHQTGIPDEYRPGLSVRFMGINDQAVINYLVSAYYSAAVLVPDALGILEDVEIGH; this is translated from the coding sequence ATGACCACATCGGTGGATCCGACGTCCGGCCCCCAGCAGTCCCCGGTCGAGCAGAGCCGGTCCAGCCTGGACACCGCGGCCGCCCGCAAGCTGGCGACCACGACCAAGACCGTGCCGCAGATGCAGGGGATCTCCTCCCGCTGGCTGCTGCGGATCCTGCCCTGGACGCAGGTCTCCGGCGGTACCTACCGCGTCAACCGCCGCCTGACCCACACCCTCGGCGACGGCCGGGTGGAGTTCACCTCGACCGGCTCCGAAGTCCGGGTGATCCCAGCGGAGTTGCGGGAGCTGGCGCCGCTGCGCGGGTACACCGACGCCGCGACGCTTCAGTCACTGGCCGACCGCTTCGTCCAGCGGGAGTTCGCCCCCGGCGAGGTGCTGGCCCGGAGCGGCGCTCCCACGGACCGGGTCATCCTGATCGCCCACGGCAAGCTCGACCGCATCGGCGCCGGCAAGTACGGCGACGAGACGGTCCTGGGGGTGCTGGCCGACGGTGATGCCCTCGGCGCCGCGGCGCTGCTGACACCGGACGCGGAGTGGGAGCACTCCGTGCGGGCGGTGACCCGGGTGACCGCGCTGACCCTCTACCGCAGCGACCTCGAAGAGGTGCTGGGCCGTTCGGAGTCGCTGCGCGGCCACCTGGACGAGTTCCGCGAGGCGCTGGTCCCCGCGCAGAACAAGCACGGCGAGGCGGCCATCGAGCTGACCGCGGGCCATGTCGGCGAGCCGGCCCTGCCGGGCACCTTCGTCGACTACGACCTGGCGCCGCGGGAGTACGAACTCAGCGTGGCCCAGACCGTGCTGAAGGTGCACTCGCGGGTGGCCGATCTCTACAACGACCCGATGAACCAGCTGGACCAGCAGCTGCGGCTGACCGTGGAGGCGCTGCGCGAGCGCCAGGAACACGAGATGATCAACAATCCCGGGTTCGGGCTGCTGCACAACGCCGACCTCAAGCAGCGCCTCCACACCCGCAGCGGACCGCCGGCCCCCGACGACCTGGACGAGCTGATCTCCCGGCGCCGTAAGACGCAGTTCCTGCTGGCGCATCCGCGCACCATCGCGGCGATCGGCCGGGAGTGGAACGCCCGGGGGATCTACCCCACCACCGCGGAGTACGAGGGCACGGCGGTCCGGGCCTGGCGGGGCATCCCGCTGCTGCCCTGCAACAAGATCCCCATCACCCCGGACCAGACCAGCTCGATTCTGGCGCTGCGGGTCGGCGAGGAGAACCAGGGCGTGGTGGGACTGCACCAGACCGGCATCCCGGACGAGTACCGGCCCGGCCTGTCGGTGCGCTTCATGGGGATCAATGACCAGGCCGTCATCAATTACCTGGTCAGCGCCTACTACTCGGCGGCGGTGCTGGTGCCGGACGCACTGGGCATCCTGGAGGACGTAGAGATCGGTCACTGA
- a CDS encoding N-acetylmuramoyl-L-alanine amidase, which yields MEPDHRCPDRRRLLTGAAALAASAALVPFTAAGAGAAAHRPAPGGGVYPPHQWVPASPSNFTAAKRPTKYPVEMVVVHVTQETYKNTLKLFKDPRHKAAAHYLVRSADGKIAQCVRERDVAWHAGNWDYNTRSIGIEHEGWIDDPTWFTDPLYEQSARLTAAVCDRYRIPKDREHIIGHVEVPGTDHTDPGEFWDWARYLMLVNEVSWRGIG from the coding sequence ATGGAGCCCGACCACCGCTGCCCGGACCGCCGTCGCCTGCTCACCGGTGCGGCCGCGCTCGCCGCATCCGCCGCACTCGTTCCCTTCACCGCGGCCGGGGCCGGGGCCGCCGCGCACCGGCCGGCTCCGGGCGGCGGCGTCTACCCCCCGCACCAGTGGGTTCCGGCCAGCCCGTCCAACTTCACCGCGGCCAAACGCCCGACGAAGTACCCGGTCGAGATGGTCGTGGTGCATGTGACCCAGGAGACCTACAAGAACACCCTCAAGCTGTTCAAGGACCCCCGGCACAAGGCGGCCGCGCACTATCTCGTACGGTCCGCCGACGGCAAGATCGCTCAGTGCGTCAGGGAGCGGGACGTCGCCTGGCACGCCGGGAACTGGGACTACAACACCCGCAGCATCGGTATCGAGCACGAGGGCTGGATCGACGACCCGACGTGGTTCACCGACCCGCTCTACGAGCAGTCGGCCCGGCTCACCGCCGCCGTCTGTGACCGCTACCGGATCCCCAAGGACCGTGAGCACATCATCGGTCATGTCGAGGTGCCGGGCACCGACCACACCGACCCGGGCGAGTTCTGGGACTGGGCGCGCTATCTGATGCTGGTGAACGAGGTCTCCTGGCGGGGCATCGGATGA
- a CDS encoding phosphodiester glycosidase family protein encodes MHAVLTVLVAWGVLAGGGMAGGARATAADSALHRSSARLVAPGVAYGEFRMTVPRGIVHGHLLTVDLADPRVSVDLLYPGAVGARAPVSLLAAERGAVGAVNGDFFNITETQHPGVQATGASVGPAVTSGRQLKGAVPDGQRFGPAMPPGATTEDVIGVGYDHRARLDRLTLRGAVLTAGGTLPLRGLNQYALPVGGIGAYTPQWGTVSRMRATCGTDTDRAAPCSRETTEVTVRHGRVTAVEDVPGSGGVPGGSVVLVGREEGARRLRALEVGEPVHLVSRLVGRGPAPLRFAVGGFPIVRDEAPVAGLDGVAVAVRTSAGTGDGGRLLYLMALDGAPGQTGLTVRELAVLMVELGARDAMDLDGGGSSTLVTGDRYGATVRNHPSGGAERPVPNAIGVFSAG; translated from the coding sequence GTGCACGCGGTGCTGACGGTGCTGGTGGCGTGGGGGGTGCTGGCCGGCGGAGGGATGGCGGGCGGGGCACGGGCCACCGCGGCGGACAGCGCGCTGCACCGCTCTTCCGCCCGGCTGGTGGCGCCCGGTGTGGCCTACGGCGAATTCCGGATGACAGTGCCGCGCGGCATCGTGCACGGGCATCTGCTGACGGTCGATCTGGCCGATCCGCGGGTGTCGGTCGATCTGCTGTACCCGGGGGCGGTCGGCGCGCGGGCGCCGGTGTCCCTGCTGGCGGCCGAGCGCGGCGCGGTGGGGGCCGTCAACGGCGACTTCTTCAACATCACCGAAACCCAGCACCCGGGCGTGCAGGCGACCGGCGCCTCGGTCGGCCCGGCGGTGACCTCAGGGCGGCAGCTGAAGGGCGCGGTGCCCGACGGCCAGCGGTTCGGGCCGGCCATGCCGCCGGGCGCGACCACCGAGGACGTCATCGGCGTCGGCTATGACCACCGGGCCCGGCTGGACCGGCTCACCCTGCGGGGCGCGGTGCTGACCGCCGGGGGGACACTGCCGCTGCGCGGCCTGAACCAGTACGCGCTCCCCGTCGGCGGCATCGGCGCCTACACCCCGCAGTGGGGCACGGTGTCCCGGATGCGCGCCACCTGCGGCACGGACACCGACCGGGCGGCGCCGTGCAGCAGGGAGACCACGGAGGTGACCGTCCGGCACGGCCGGGTGACGGCGGTGGAGGACGTCCCGGGCAGCGGCGGGGTGCCCGGGGGCAGTGTGGTGCTGGTGGGCCGGGAGGAAGGGGCGCGGCGGCTGCGCGCGCTGGAGGTCGGCGAGCCGGTGCATCTCGTCTCCCGCCTCGTCGGCCGGGGGCCGGCCCCCCTGCGGTTCGCGGTGGGCGGCTTCCCGATCGTGCGGGACGAGGCGCCGGTGGCCGGTCTGGACGGCGTCGCGGTGGCGGTGCGCACCTCCGCGGGGACCGGGGACGGCGGGCGGCTGCTGTATCTCATGGCACTGGACGGGGCCCCCGGCCAGACCGGTCTGACGGTGCGCGAACTGGCGGTCCTGATGGTGGAGTTGGGTGCGCGGGACGCGATGGACCTGGACGGGGGCGGATCGTCGACGCTGGTCACCGGCGACAGGTACGGGGCCACGGTCCGCAACCATCCGTCGGGCGGGGCGGAGCGGCCGGTACCCAACGCGATCGGGGTGTTCTCCGCCGGATGA
- a CDS encoding Ig-like domain-containing protein: MSQPPCRRRPSRARRAALALVPAIAMGTLTGCEAGGEAALQGDGVQVALGAAGGARTVQAGDRLQVTAQGGVLTEVSVTDPGGRQLPGGLGRGGTSWTSTAKAAPSTKYSVVARTRNAQGGVGAAKESLTTATAARLNTLMLDPRSPEAAAGADRPLTILFNFPVADRAAVERRLSVTTDSRMTGSWAWEPDRDGGDRVDWRPARPWKPGTEVTLRAALDGVDSGGGRYFVHDYDLKFTIGRSCTDSDMEPVCGKVHRSDPIEVTAPSVRGGDNRAIGIGDWNDG; encoded by the coding sequence ATGAGCCAGCCCCCCTGCCGACGCCGGCCCTCCCGGGCGCGGCGTGCCGCACTCGCGCTGGTCCCGGCGATCGCTATGGGCACGCTCACCGGGTGCGAGGCCGGCGGAGAGGCGGCCCTGCAGGGCGACGGGGTGCAGGTGGCGCTGGGCGCGGCGGGCGGGGCCAGGACCGTGCAGGCCGGCGACCGGCTCCAGGTGACGGCTCAGGGCGGCGTCCTGACCGAGGTGTCCGTCACCGACCCCGGCGGACGGCAGCTGCCCGGCGGGCTCGGCCGCGGCGGGACCAGCTGGACGTCCACGGCGAAGGCCGCGCCGAGCACCAAGTACTCCGTCGTCGCCCGGACCAGGAACGCCCAGGGCGGTGTCGGCGCGGCCAAGGAGTCGCTGACCACCGCGACCGCGGCCAGGCTCAACACGCTGATGCTCGATCCCCGCTCACCGGAGGCGGCGGCCGGCGCCGACCGGCCCCTGACGATCCTCTTCAACTTCCCGGTGGCCGACCGGGCCGCGGTCGAGCGGCGGCTCAGCGTCACCACCGACAGCCGGATGACCGGGTCGTGGGCCTGGGAACCGGATCGCGACGGCGGCGACCGGGTGGACTGGCGGCCCGCGCGGCCCTGGAAGCCGGGCACCGAGGTCACGCTGCGGGCGGCTCTCGACGGTGTGGACTCCGGCGGCGGCCGCTACTTCGTCCACGACTATGACCTGAAGTTCACCATCGGCCGGAGTTGCACCGACTCGGACATGGAGCCGGTTTGTGGCAAGGTCCACAGGAGTGACCCCATAGAGGTCACCGCACCCTCCGTACGAGGGGGAGACAACAGGGCCATCGGGATCGGAGACTGGAATGACGGCTGA
- the lysX gene encoding bifunctional lysylphosphatidylglycerol synthetase/lysine--tRNA ligase LysX, translated as MSTVQDQDQLTGWQRFRRRVPNGFAIIFSVLGLFCALMALIGPLRRGFHPVIYWLDTLTIPVVPNFAYAVFLFLLAAAMTARKQVALWFVVTYMVLVTLADALFLVERYWEYTFSLVLCAGALVLLLVSHREFYAITRRGAFLRAILVLIGGLAGAVLIGWGLVSLAPGTLEPGAANRLLWAANRVCGGLVGGRLIEGHPPHWTSAVLGLLGALALLNAAATLFRSQRMEAALHGDEEARIRALLDRYGSQDSLGYFASRRDKAVVFSRSGKAAVTYRVEAGVCLASGDPVGDREAWTQAIEAWLEVAGRYGWQPAVMGASESGAKAFARCGLGALQLGDEAILHVKDFDLDGREMRVTRQAVNRVERTGATFRVRRHSALTDEEMQEVIHRADAWRDTETERGFSMALDRLGDPEDGDCLLAEAFDGDGNMIALLSFVPWGRDGISLDVMRRDRTAPNGVMEFMVARLCAQAGAMGVRRISLNFAVFRSAFEEGGRIGAGPVLKFWRRLLLFFSKWWQLEALYRSNAKYNPEWYPRFLCYADAGALARIGLASGIAEGFVAVPSLGKLWGKGHKKRLLAPASTAGLPSLDELGLVQTGPATEEELHERELAALPEQVRVRHRKLERLREAGIDPYPVGVERTHTLGEVREEYPDLTPGARTGKTVSVAGRVLLTRDHGGVLFAVLRDWSGDLQIALTREGSGKELLERFGTDIDLGDHVEAEGEVGTSDRGELTVFVTGWRLTAKCLRPLPDKRRGLTDPEAKVRQRYVDLVVSPDSRDNVRARSTAVQALRQGLIERGYLEVETPMLQQIHGGANARPFQTHINAYDLDLYLRIAPELYLKRLCVGGMEKVFEMGRTFRNEGISYKHNPEFTMLEAYQAFADYDVMLDLTRELIQGAAVAAFGSATARKADEKGRLVEHDISGAWPVKTVYGAISEALGEEVDADTGPEALRRLCAASSVPVKPEMGRGDIVLEMYERLVEERTELPTFYKDFPTDVSPLTRQHRRDPRLAERWDLVAFGTELGTAYSELTDPVEQRRRLTAQSLLAAGGDVEAMELDEDFLQALEYAMPPTGGLGIGVDRLVMFLTGLSIRETLPFPLVRRR; from the coding sequence ATGAGCACCGTGCAGGACCAGGATCAACTCACGGGGTGGCAGCGCTTCCGGCGCCGCGTCCCCAATGGCTTCGCCATCATCTTCAGCGTGTTGGGGCTCTTCTGTGCCCTGATGGCGCTGATCGGGCCCCTCCGGCGCGGATTCCACCCGGTGATCTACTGGCTGGACACGCTCACCATCCCGGTGGTGCCGAACTTCGCCTACGCGGTGTTCCTCTTCCTTCTGGCCGCGGCGATGACCGCCCGCAAACAGGTCGCACTGTGGTTCGTGGTGACCTACATGGTGCTGGTCACCCTCGCGGACGCGCTGTTCCTGGTCGAGAGGTACTGGGAGTACACCTTCTCCCTGGTGCTGTGCGCCGGTGCGCTGGTGCTCCTGCTCGTCTCGCACCGCGAGTTCTATGCGATCACCCGGCGCGGTGCGTTCCTGCGCGCGATCCTGGTGCTGATCGGCGGGCTCGCCGGGGCGGTGCTGATCGGCTGGGGGCTGGTCTCGCTGGCCCCCGGCACCCTGGAGCCCGGCGCCGCGAACCGGCTGCTGTGGGCCGCCAACCGCGTCTGCGGCGGACTCGTCGGAGGCCGGCTGATCGAGGGCCATCCGCCGCACTGGACCAGCGCCGTCCTCGGCCTGCTCGGGGCGCTGGCGCTGCTGAACGCCGCGGCCACCCTGTTCCGTTCGCAGCGCATGGAAGCCGCGCTGCACGGCGACGAGGAGGCCCGCATCCGGGCGCTGCTGGACCGCTACGGCAGCCAGGACTCGCTCGGCTACTTCGCCTCCCGCCGCGACAAGGCCGTGGTCTTCTCCCGCAGCGGCAAGGCCGCCGTCACCTACCGCGTCGAGGCCGGTGTCTGTCTGGCCAGCGGTGACCCGGTCGGTGACCGGGAGGCGTGGACGCAGGCCATCGAGGCCTGGCTGGAGGTCGCCGGACGCTACGGCTGGCAGCCCGCCGTCATGGGGGCCAGCGAGAGCGGCGCCAAGGCGTTCGCCCGCTGCGGCCTCGGGGCGCTGCAGCTCGGCGACGAGGCGATCCTGCACGTGAAGGACTTCGACCTCGACGGCCGGGAGATGCGGGTGACCCGCCAGGCCGTCAACCGCGTCGAGCGCACCGGCGCGACCTTCCGCGTACGGCGCCACTCCGCGCTGACCGACGAGGAGATGCAGGAGGTCATCCACCGGGCGGACGCCTGGCGGGACACCGAGACCGAACGCGGCTTCTCGATGGCGCTGGACCGGCTGGGCGACCCGGAGGACGGGGACTGCCTGCTGGCCGAGGCGTTCGACGGCGACGGCAACATGATCGCGCTGCTGTCCTTCGTGCCCTGGGGCAGGGACGGCATCTCGCTGGACGTCATGCGCCGGGACCGCACCGCGCCCAACGGCGTCATGGAGTTCATGGTGGCCCGGCTGTGCGCCCAGGCCGGCGCCATGGGCGTGCGCCGGATCTCGCTGAACTTCGCGGTGTTCCGGTCCGCCTTCGAGGAGGGCGGCCGGATCGGTGCCGGGCCGGTGCTGAAGTTCTGGCGCCGGCTGCTGCTGTTCTTCTCCAAGTGGTGGCAGCTGGAAGCCCTCTACCGCTCCAACGCCAAGTACAACCCGGAGTGGTACCCGCGGTTCCTGTGCTACGCGGACGCCGGTGCGCTGGCCCGGATCGGTCTGGCCTCCGGTATCGCCGAGGGCTTCGTGGCCGTGCCGAGCCTGGGCAAGCTGTGGGGCAAGGGTCACAAGAAGCGGCTGCTGGCCCCGGCGAGCACCGCGGGCCTGCCGTCGCTGGACGAGCTCGGCCTGGTGCAGACCGGACCGGCCACCGAGGAGGAGCTGCACGAGCGGGAACTGGCCGCGCTGCCCGAACAGGTGCGGGTGCGCCACCGGAAGCTGGAGCGGCTGCGGGAGGCCGGCATCGACCCGTACCCGGTGGGCGTGGAGCGTACCCACACCCTGGGCGAGGTCCGCGAGGAGTACCCGGACCTGACGCCCGGCGCGCGGACCGGCAAGACCGTCAGCGTCGCCGGGCGGGTGCTGCTCACCCGCGACCACGGTGGTGTGCTCTTCGCGGTGCTGCGCGACTGGTCGGGCGATCTGCAGATCGCGCTGACGCGGGAGGGCAGCGGCAAGGAGCTGCTGGAGCGCTTCGGTACGGACATCGACCTCGGTGACCATGTCGAGGCCGAGGGCGAGGTCGGCACCAGCGACCGCGGTGAGCTGACGGTGTTCGTCACCGGGTGGCGGCTGACGGCCAAGTGCCTGCGGCCGCTGCCGGACAAGCGGCGCGGGCTGACCGACCCGGAGGCCAAGGTCCGCCAGCGGTATGTGGACCTGGTCGTCTCGCCGGATTCGCGGGACAACGTACGGGCGCGCAGCACGGCCGTACAGGCACTGCGCCAGGGTCTGATCGAGCGCGGCTACCTCGAGGTCGAGACGCCGATGCTGCAGCAGATCCACGGCGGCGCCAACGCCCGCCCCTTCCAGACCCATATCAACGCCTACGACCTCGATCTGTATCTGCGGATCGCGCCGGAGCTGTATCTCAAGCGGCTGTGCGTGGGCGGTATGGAGAAGGTCTTCGAGATGGGGCGGACCTTCCGCAACGAGGGCATCTCCTACAAGCACAACCCCGAGTTCACGATGCTGGAGGCGTACCAGGCATTCGCCGACTACGACGTGATGCTCGACCTGACCCGGGAGCTGATCCAGGGCGCGGCGGTCGCCGCGTTCGGCAGCGCCACCGCCCGCAAGGCGGACGAGAAGGGCCGGCTGGTCGAGCACGACATCTCGGGGGCCTGGCCGGTGAAGACCGTCTACGGCGCGATCTCCGAGGCGCTCGGCGAGGAGGTCGACGCGGACACCGGCCCCGAGGCGCTGCGCCGGCTGTGCGCTGCCTCGTCGGTGCCGGTGAAGCCGGAGATGGGCCGGGGCGACATCGTGCTGGAGATGTACGAGCGGCTGGTGGAGGAGCGGACCGAGCTCCCGACGTTCTACAAGGACTTCCCCACCGATGTCTCGCCGCTGACCCGTCAGCACCGCCGGGACCCGCGGCTCGCCGAGCGCTGGGACCTGGTCGCGTTCGGCACCGAACTGGGCACCGCCTACTCGGAGCTGACCGACCCCGTGGAGCAGCGGCGGCGGCTCACCGCGCAGTCGCTGCTGGCGGCCGGCGGTGATGTGGAGGCGATGGAGCTGGACGAGGACTTCCTGCAGGCCCTGGAGTACGCGATGCCGCCGACCGGTGGTCTGGGCATCGGCGTGGACCGGCTGGTCATGTTCCTCACGGGGCTGTCGATCCGCGAGACACTGCCGTTCCCGCTGGTGCGGCGCCGCTGA
- a CDS encoding phospholipase D-like domain-containing protein, producing the protein MAPHRLHRLHRLIPASVALTTVCAAFPAPAAYAADTPPTPHLDSIERSLRETSPGLEGSVWERTNGNRLDAPADNPSGWLLQTPGCWGDDGCKDRVGTRRLLDKMTRNIADARHTVDISSLAPFPNGGFEDAVVAGLKASVKAGHSPRVRILVGAAPIYHLNVVPSRYRDDLIDKLGAAAGKVTLNVASMTTSKTSLSWNHSKLLVVDGKTAITGGINGWKDDYLDTTHPVSDVDMALSGPAARSAGKYLDTLWDWTCRNVSDPAKVWLATSNGSSCMPAMEKEEAGSAPAEPAGDVPVIAVGGLGVGIKESDPSSGYHPDLPTAPDTKCTVGLHDHTNGDRDYDTVNPEENALRSLIASARNHVEISQQDLNGTCPPLPRYDIRTYDTLAGKLAAGVKVRIVVSDPANRGAVGSGGYSQIKSLDEISDTLRKRLVALTGDNEKASRALCGNLQLASFRSSDAAKWADGKPYALHHKLVSVDDSAFYIGSKNLYPAWLQDFGYIVESPAAAKQLKTELLDPEWKYSQQAASTPAGCPAHAAG; encoded by the coding sequence TTGGCTCCTCACAGACTCCACCGACTCCACCGGCTGATACCGGCGTCCGTCGCCCTGACCACCGTGTGTGCGGCGTTCCCGGCCCCGGCGGCATACGCCGCGGACACCCCGCCCACCCCCCATCTGGACTCCATCGAGCGGTCGCTCCGCGAAACCTCCCCCGGCCTCGAAGGCTCGGTGTGGGAGCGCACCAACGGCAACCGCCTGGACGCCCCGGCGGACAACCCCTCCGGCTGGCTCCTGCAGACCCCCGGCTGCTGGGGTGACGACGGCTGCAAGGACCGCGTGGGCACCCGGCGGCTGCTCGACAAGATGACCCGCAACATCGCCGATGCCCGGCACACCGTGGACATCTCCTCGCTGGCGCCCTTCCCCAACGGCGGGTTCGAGGACGCCGTCGTTGCCGGTCTCAAGGCGTCCGTCAAGGCGGGACACTCCCCGCGGGTGCGCATCCTGGTCGGCGCCGCGCCCATCTACCACCTCAATGTGGTGCCGTCCCGCTACCGGGACGACCTGATCGACAAGCTCGGCGCGGCGGCCGGGAAGGTCACGCTGAACGTCGCCTCGATGACCACCTCGAAGACGTCGCTCTCCTGGAATCACTCCAAGCTCCTCGTGGTCGACGGGAAGACGGCCATCACGGGCGGGATCAACGGCTGGAAGGACGACTACCTCGACACCACCCACCCGGTGTCGGACGTGGACATGGCGCTCAGCGGGCCGGCCGCCCGCTCGGCGGGGAAGTACCTCGACACCCTCTGGGACTGGACCTGCCGCAACGTGTCCGACCCGGCGAAGGTGTGGCTCGCCACGTCGAACGGCTCCTCCTGCATGCCGGCGATGGAGAAGGAGGAGGCGGGCTCCGCCCCCGCCGAGCCCGCCGGTGACGTCCCGGTCATCGCGGTCGGCGGCCTCGGCGTGGGCATCAAGGAATCCGACCCCTCCTCGGGGTACCACCCCGACCTGCCCACGGCCCCGGACACCAAGTGCACCGTGGGGCTGCACGACCACACCAACGGCGACCGCGACTACGACACGGTCAACCCCGAGGAGAACGCGCTGCGTTCGCTCATCGCGAGCGCGCGCAACCACGTCGAGATCTCCCAGCAGGACCTCAACGGCACCTGCCCGCCGCTGCCGCGCTACGACATCCGGACCTACGACACCCTCGCGGGCAAGCTGGCCGCCGGGGTGAAGGTCCGCATCGTCGTCAGCGATCCCGCCAACCGCGGCGCCGTCGGCAGCGGGGGCTACTCCCAGATCAAGTCCCTGGACGAGATCAGCGACACCCTCCGCAAGCGTCTCGTGGCCCTCACCGGTGACAACGAGAAGGCGTCGCGGGCGCTGTGCGGCAACCTGCAGCTCGCCTCGTTCCGCAGCTCCGACGCCGCGAAGTGGGCCGACGGCAAGCCGTACGCGCTGCACCACAAGCTGGTGTCGGTGGACGACTCGGCGTTCTACATCGGTTCCAAGAACCTCTACCCGGCCTGGCTGCAGGACTTCGGCTACATCGTCGAGAGCCCGGCCGCGGCGAAGCAGCTCAAGACCGAGCTGCTGGACCCGGAGTGGAAGTACTCCCAGCAGGCGGCGTCGACCCCGGCCGGGTGCCCGGCCCACGCGGCGGGCTGA
- a CDS encoding alkaline phosphatase family protein: MKRPAAHLRRALVALLGALGLMCAATTADARTTTEGAAAHVSGTGIRAALPSYDHVVIVVFENKQYGEIIGNSAAPYLNQLAGEGADLTGMQALTHPSQPNYFNLFSGATQGITGDGCYTAQSMTAPNLGQELLAAGKTFASYNEGLPNEGSTTCSDGRYAQKHNPWFAFKNVPVSTGKTFDQFPRDDFTRLPTVSFVVPDMCNDMHDCGVGTGDTWLKDNLASYARWAKEHNSLLMVTWDEDNYLGSNRIATVFHGAHVAPGSVSGAYNHYSLLRTVEDLYGTGHAGNAATAAPVTGVFDTGGTEPPGGDLKLTAPGPQTCRFLQDCTVQLTATGGTPPFTYRATGLPLGLGADAPGGRIGGRPWQTGTFQITATVTDSRGATATATFPLTVNWF, encoded by the coding sequence ATGAAGCGACCAGCCGCCCACCTGCGCAGGGCGCTCGTGGCGCTGCTCGGCGCGCTCGGCCTGATGTGTGCCGCCACCACCGCCGACGCCCGCACCACCACGGAAGGCGCGGCGGCCCACGTGAGCGGCACCGGCATCCGGGCCGCCCTGCCGTCCTACGACCATGTCGTGATCGTCGTCTTCGAGAACAAGCAGTACGGCGAGATCATCGGTAACTCCGCCGCGCCCTACCTCAACCAACTCGCCGGGGAAGGCGCTGACCTGACGGGCATGCAGGCACTGACCCACCCCAGCCAGCCGAACTACTTCAACCTCTTCTCCGGCGCCACCCAGGGGATCACCGGCGACGGCTGCTACACCGCGCAGTCGATGACCGCGCCCAACCTCGGCCAGGAACTGCTCGCGGCCGGCAAGACCTTCGCGAGCTACAACGAGGGCCTGCCGAACGAGGGCTCCACCACCTGCTCCGACGGCCGCTACGCCCAGAAGCACAACCCCTGGTTCGCCTTCAAGAACGTGCCCGTGAGCACCGGAAAGACCTTCGACCAGTTCCCCCGGGACGACTTCACCCGGCTGCCGACCGTCTCCTTCGTCGTCCCGGACATGTGCAACGACATGCACGACTGCGGCGTCGGCACGGGCGACACCTGGCTCAAGGACAACCTCGCCTCCTATGCCCGGTGGGCCAAGGAGCACAACAGCCTGCTGATGGTGACCTGGGACGAGGACAACTACCTCGGCTCCAACCGGATCGCGACCGTCTTCCACGGAGCCCATGTCGCACCGGGCAGCGTCAGCGGCGCCTACAACCACTACAGCCTGCTGCGGACGGTCGAGGACCTGTACGGCACCGGGCACGCGGGCAACGCCGCCACCGCCGCTCCCGTCACCGGCGTGTTCGACACCGGCGGCACCGAGCCGCCCGGCGGTGACCTGAAGCTCACCGCGCCCGGCCCGCAGACCTGCCGCTTCCTCCAGGACTGCACCGTCCAGCTGACCGCCACCGGCGGCACACCCCCGTTCACCTACCGCGCCACCGGCCTGCCGCTGGGCCTGGGCGCCGACGCCCCCGGCGGCCGGATCGGCGGCAGACCCTGGCAGACCGGTACGTTCCAGATCACCGCCACCGTCACCGACTCCCGCGGCGCCACGGCCACCGCCACCTTCCCGCTCACCGTCAACTGGTTCTGA